A window from Tenacibaculum singaporense encodes these proteins:
- a CDS encoding response regulator, whose protein sequence is MESKKYNALIIDDHPLISEAYKSAFAYIESQNENISFQVQIANNCGAADEIIETYSSSNRSIEIIFLDISLPPLEEKGILSGEDLGLIINEKLPESKIIISTTFNDNYRVHSILKNVNPDGFLVKNDITPVELVHAIEEVLNDPPYYSKTVMKMLRNQVSNEYFLDDLDRKILYELSIGNRVNKLPNILPLSLAAVQKRKRQMAKIFEVDNSDDRDLILIAKEKGFL, encoded by the coding sequence ATGGAAAGTAAAAAGTATAACGCTTTAATAATTGACGATCATCCTTTAATATCAGAAGCCTACAAAAGTGCTTTCGCTTACATTGAAAGTCAAAATGAAAATATTTCTTTTCAGGTACAAATAGCAAATAACTGTGGTGCTGCCGATGAAATTATAGAAACGTATTCTTCTTCTAATCGATCTATTGAAATTATTTTTTTAGATATTAGTTTACCCCCTCTAGAAGAAAAAGGTATTTTATCTGGTGAGGATTTAGGTTTGATTATAAACGAAAAACTTCCTGAGTCTAAAATTATTATCTCCACTACTTTTAACGATAATTACCGAGTACATAGTATTTTAAAAAACGTAAACCCTGATGGGTTCTTAGTTAAAAATGACATTACCCCTGTAGAGTTAGTTCATGCTATTGAAGAAGTACTTAACGACCCTCCTTACTACAGCAAAACGGTAATGAAAATGCTGAGAAATCAAGTGTCCAATGAGTATTTTTTAGATGATTTGGATCGAAAAATTTTGTATGAATTATCTATTGGTAATCGTGTAAATAAACTACCCAACATCCTACCTTTATCATTAGCTGCTGTACAAAAAAGAAAACGACAAATGGCTAAAATATTTGAGGTTGACAATTCTGATGATCGTGATTTGATTTTAATAGCAAAAGAAAAAGGATTCTTATAA
- a CDS encoding tetratricopeptide repeat-containing sensor histidine kinase yields MIKSITFFPLLILLIKSSFGYNTNINLIQSDSIKTWMNQAKNKELEVNNKKKLLLKSYKHILNNNLNSPLELSSIAYEYYKLKDTSFFKKINNKAIEISHKQKNYYALGDAHWNYATYFVRKLNYPKAYYHFNKGYEAFNKGGHKYEKGKMLHGMAHVKGRFKDYYGSENLTIKAIEIFKSLSKNQDLYISYNQLGLLQKDINEYDKALEYYHKALFFLKKLDKKKSRAKYIQVFNNIGNIYSKKKKFKKAINYYNEALIDNNKASSFARVLDNKTYARLLVKDTTNIKKDFFKSLHIRDSLKNKGGILTSKIHISDYYKYIKDTTKALQYAKEANILAKELKNGGDYLTTLNQLANLDKQNSKKYLDRYIEFNDSLISAERRIQNKFTRIEFETDEYIEETERLSQQRAWIIVTSFAGLLVLSLLYFLRVQKVKNEKLKLEAEQQKANEEVYVLTLQQQAKLEEERVNERNRISAELHDGVLGKLFGTRVNLGFLAMQMKPETQEKHQAFLDELQEIEKEIRDVSHRLSDNFDSANINFTTILTQLLKDRSAIGNFTYQFDFDKTIPWSEISEVTKANVYRIIQEALQNIIKHSKAKNVTLDVSFKKKELIISLKDDGIGFNTEKKKKGIGIKNITARVQKLGGTLEFFSKENQGTTLVIITPFNTKNGK; encoded by the coding sequence ATGATAAAAAGCATCACTTTTTTCCCTCTGTTAATTCTACTTATCAAAAGTAGTTTTGGATACAACACTAATATCAATCTAATTCAAAGTGACAGTATAAAAACTTGGATGAATCAAGCCAAAAACAAAGAATTAGAAGTTAACAACAAAAAGAAGCTACTTCTAAAATCGTACAAACACATATTAAACAATAATTTAAATAGTCCTTTAGAATTAAGCTCTATAGCTTATGAGTATTATAAACTAAAAGACACTTCCTTTTTTAAAAAAATCAACAACAAAGCCATAGAAATTTCTCATAAACAAAAAAATTATTATGCTTTAGGTGATGCTCACTGGAATTATGCCACATATTTTGTTAGAAAACTAAACTACCCTAAGGCTTATTACCATTTCAATAAAGGGTATGAAGCCTTCAATAAAGGAGGGCACAAATATGAAAAAGGGAAAATGTTACATGGTATGGCTCATGTTAAAGGTAGATTTAAAGATTACTATGGTAGTGAGAATTTAACAATTAAAGCTATTGAGATTTTTAAATCTTTAAGTAAAAACCAAGATCTTTATATTTCTTATAACCAATTAGGTTTACTGCAAAAAGATATTAATGAATACGATAAAGCTTTAGAATACTATCATAAAGCCTTATTTTTCCTCAAAAAACTCGACAAAAAAAAATCTAGGGCTAAATACATTCAAGTTTTTAATAACATAGGTAATATATATTCAAAGAAGAAAAAGTTTAAAAAGGCTATAAATTATTACAACGAGGCCTTAATAGACAACAATAAAGCTAGTAGTTTTGCTAGAGTACTTGATAATAAAACATATGCTAGACTTCTTGTAAAAGATACTACAAACATAAAAAAAGACTTTTTCAAAAGTTTGCATATAAGAGACAGCTTAAAAAACAAGGGAGGAATTCTAACTTCAAAAATTCATATTTCAGATTATTATAAATATATCAAAGACACCACAAAAGCGCTACAATATGCCAAAGAAGCTAATATACTGGCCAAAGAATTAAAAAACGGGGGAGATTATTTAACTACTTTAAATCAACTCGCCAATTTAGACAAACAAAATTCTAAAAAATACTTAGATCGTTATATAGAGTTTAACGATAGTTTAATTAGTGCTGAACGTAGAATACAAAATAAATTTACACGTATTGAGTTTGAAACAGATGAGTATATTGAAGAAACGGAGCGTTTAAGCCAACAACGTGCATGGATTATAGTAACTAGTTTTGCAGGTCTGTTAGTTCTTAGCCTACTATATTTTTTACGTGTACAAAAAGTAAAAAATGAAAAATTAAAACTAGAGGCGGAACAACAAAAAGCCAATGAAGAAGTATATGTATTAACACTACAACAACAGGCTAAGTTAGAAGAAGAACGTGTTAACGAACGTAATCGTATCTCAGCAGAACTTCATGATGGTGTTTTAGGAAAACTTTTCGGTACTCGGGTAAACCTTGGTTTTTTAGCAATGCAAATGAAACCCGAAACTCAAGAAAAACACCAAGCTTTTTTAGATGAGTTACAAGAGATAGAAAAGGAAATTAGAGATGTTTCTCATAGGTTAAGCGACAATTTTGATAGCGCCAATATTAACTTTACAACAATTTTAACACAACTTTTAAAGGACAGAAGCGCCATTGGTAACTTTACTTATCAATTTGATTTTGACAAAACTATCCCGTGGAGCGAAATTAGCGAGGTTACAAAAGCCAATGTATATCGTATCATTCAAGAAGCTTTACAAAACATTATTAAGCATTCTAAAGCAAAAAATGTTACCTTAGACGTTTCTTTTAAGAAAAAAGAGCTCATTATTTCGTTAAAAGATGACGGAATTGGTTTTAATACCGAGAAAAAGAAAAAGGGAATTGGTATAAAAAATATTACAGCAAGGGTACAAAAACTAGGTGGTACTTTAGAGTTTTTTTCTAAAGAAAACCAAGGAACTACACTTGTTATTATAACCCCTTTTAATACTAAAAATGGAAAGTAA
- a CDS encoding alkaline phosphatase PhoX → MKNLLKLGFLGVCGAIALTSCDSDSTPSHGDSIELKAHSKTPNFLKLESEFSGVNIFPLLSSEDKLEDTPNFVYGSMADGAGLMRNSEGTYTLINNIEADYSIARIKLDKTFKPVHGEYILNANATASTAQCSGSLITEAEHGFGPLYLSGGEWGGASKGVFATDPLKNASAASTPRMLTAMGQWSTENAVAIGKDAYADKTVVFIGDDHSDNEVPSGQLGMYVGDRGDLEGGKLYGLKVTDEGIAYEVDMKEGTTYNASFVELTEKNIDLLDAEAKEKGVMGFSRLEDIDWRRGSAKNNREIYFCVTGRKKDGLVGKGTIYGRVYKVELNENDPTGAAKITCVLDGDKLDGKAKAFHSPDNIVVTENYAYIQEDPNGYFDGEKNHAASLYQYNLKTGELKKVLECDQVAASAQGYGVSYQDKAWEITGMIDVSETIGVSNTFLLITQNHGWEPADGGAFTDPMANDAAETRKEGSQLYVVQGLDR, encoded by the coding sequence ATGAAAAACTTACTTAAATTAGGATTCTTAGGTGTTTGTGGAGCTATTGCTTTAACATCTTGCGATTCTGATAGTACACCTAGTCACGGAGATTCAATTGAATTAAAAGCACACTCAAAAACTCCAAACTTTTTAAAATTAGAATCAGAGTTTTCTGGAGTAAACATTTTTCCTTTATTGTCTTCTGAAGATAAGTTAGAAGATACACCAAACTTTGTATACGGTTCTATGGCAGATGGAGCTGGGTTAATGAGAAATTCAGAAGGAACTTATACTTTAATAAATAATATTGAGGCAGATTATTCAATTGCTCGTATTAAATTAGATAAAACTTTTAAGCCTGTACATGGTGAATATATTTTAAATGCAAATGCTACTGCTAGTACAGCACAGTGCTCAGGTTCATTAATTACAGAGGCAGAACATGGTTTTGGTCCATTATATTTATCTGGTGGAGAATGGGGAGGAGCTTCTAAAGGGGTTTTTGCAACAGATCCTTTAAAAAATGCTTCAGCAGCAAGTACTCCAAGAATGTTAACGGCTATGGGGCAATGGTCTACAGAAAATGCAGTGGCAATTGGTAAAGATGCGTACGCAGATAAAACTGTTGTATTTATTGGAGATGATCATTCAGATAATGAAGTACCTTCAGGCCAATTAGGAATGTATGTAGGTGATAGAGGAGATTTAGAAGGTGGTAAATTATATGGTTTAAAGGTAACTGATGAAGGGATTGCTTATGAGGTAGATATGAAAGAAGGTACAACTTATAATGCTTCTTTTGTTGAGTTAACCGAAAAGAATATCGATTTATTAGATGCGGAAGCTAAAGAAAAAGGAGTGATGGGATTCTCTCGTTTAGAAGATATTGATTGGAGAAGAGGTTCTGCTAAAAACAATCGTGAAATTTATTTTTGTGTAACAGGTCGTAAAAAAGACGGTTTAGTAGGAAAAGGAACTATCTATGGGCGTGTATATAAAGTAGAGTTAAATGAAAATGACCCTACTGGAGCAGCAAAAATTACCTGTGTTTTAGATGGAGATAAATTAGATGGTAAAGCAAAAGCTTTCCATAGTCCAGATAATATCGTAGTTACAGAAAACTATGCGTATATTCAAGAAGATCCAAACGGATATTTTGATGGTGAAAAGAATCACGCAGCTAGCTTATATCAATACAACTTGAAAACAGGGGAGTTAAAGAAGGTATTAGAGTGCGATCAGGTTGCAGCTTCTGCCCAAGGTTATGGAGTATCTTATCAAGATAAGGCATGGGAAATTACTGGTATGATCGATGTTTCTGAAACTATAGGAGTAAGCAATACATTTTTATTAATTACTCAAAATCATGGCTGGGAACCTGCTGATGGAGGAGCATTTACTGACCCTATGGCAAACGATGCAGCAGAAACAAGAAAAGAAGGAAGTCAATTATATGTAGTTCAAGGATTAGATAGATAA
- a CDS encoding cytochrome-c peroxidase, whose product MCLFLVSIIGCKQENATSYSKLDNRALVAKVQEYYSKRLDNCISSLEEINVVDEISEKLNKYKLARREFKLIEPILAFADKENYKSLNASNILKIEEEDATDIKIRAPFGFQVIEELLNEDEVDVAEVGSIIKKTVSRLKLIAANNTLYLKKHHILWLLRDQIARIALVGITGFDSPVLEQSLLEAKTNYETLLFIINTYKSEFSKDKLYTDFVNELQTAQKMLQESDFESFNRYDFIKNHTHKQLELLANTAEDWKVEFPLTMAFNNNITSLFSKETFNIDFFNDYHQLEKAMSNEKIALGRKLFNDKNLSKGGVMSCATCHIKDKAFTDGLATFPKQKRNTPTLPYAAYQQTFFHDGRAGSLEGQIVGVVENKNEFHTNLENLTETVKNDSAYTKSFANLYGKVTDFNIRNAIANYIRSLGDFSSKFDKNINNKENTLTTSEINGFNLFMGKAKCATCHFPPVFNGTVPPNFTETEVESIGVPNMKETGLDGDLGAYDIFKTEERKYFFKTSTVRNISKTAPYMHNGVYETLEQVVDFYNKGGGQGLGYKVPNQTLPSDKLNLSEKEIKDLIAFMEALTDE is encoded by the coding sequence ATGTGTCTTTTTCTGGTATCTATAATTGGTTGTAAACAAGAAAACGCAACAAGCTATTCAAAGCTAGATAATCGAGCTTTGGTGGCAAAAGTTCAAGAATATTATTCAAAGCGTCTTGATAACTGTATTTCAAGTTTAGAAGAAATTAATGTTGTTGATGAGATTTCCGAAAAACTCAATAAGTATAAGTTGGCGAGAAGGGAGTTTAAGTTGATAGAACCTATATTAGCTTTTGCTGATAAAGAAAACTACAAGAGTCTAAATGCTTCTAATATTTTAAAGATTGAAGAGGAAGATGCTACGGATATTAAAATAAGAGCCCCTTTTGGGTTTCAAGTTATTGAAGAGTTATTAAATGAGGATGAAGTTGACGTTGCAGAGGTAGGGAGCATTATAAAAAAGACAGTAAGTAGACTTAAACTAATAGCGGCAAACAACACGTTGTATTTAAAAAAGCATCATATTTTATGGCTGTTACGTGATCAAATTGCCCGTATAGCTTTGGTAGGAATAACAGGTTTTGATTCACCAGTGTTAGAGCAATCTTTATTAGAAGCAAAAACAAACTACGAAACCTTACTCTTTATTATAAATACGTATAAAAGTGAGTTTTCAAAAGATAAATTGTATACTGATTTTGTAAATGAGTTGCAGACAGCTCAAAAAATGTTACAAGAAAGCGATTTTGAGTCTTTTAACCGCTATGATTTTATAAAAAATCACACACATAAACAATTAGAATTATTGGCGAATACTGCTGAAGATTGGAAAGTGGAATTTCCTTTAACTATGGCGTTCAACAATAACATCACTTCATTATTTTCTAAAGAAACATTTAATATTGATTTCTTTAACGATTATCATCAGTTAGAAAAGGCAATGTCTAATGAAAAAATAGCTTTAGGAAGAAAACTATTTAATGATAAGAATTTATCAAAAGGCGGTGTTATGAGCTGTGCTACTTGTCATATTAAGGATAAAGCTTTTACCGATGGACTAGCAACTTTTCCGAAGCAAAAAAGAAATACACCAACCTTACCGTATGCTGCTTACCAACAAACTTTTTTTCACGATGGAAGAGCAGGTAGTTTAGAGGGGCAAATTGTGGGAGTTGTTGAAAATAAGAATGAGTTTCATACCAATTTAGAAAACTTGACAGAAACTGTAAAAAATGACAGTGCGTATACAAAATCGTTTGCTAATTTATATGGAAAGGTAACTGATTTTAACATCCGAAATGCAATAGCAAATTATATTAGAAGTTTAGGCGATTTTAGTTCTAAGTTTGATAAAAATATCAACAATAAAGAAAACACTTTAACAACTTCTGAAATCAACGGATTTAATCTTTTTATGGGGAAAGCAAAATGTGCCACTTGTCACTTTCCACCTGTGTTTAACGGGACAGTTCCACCTAATTTTACGGAAACAGAAGTAGAATCTATTGGAGTTCCAAATATGAAAGAAACAGGGTTAGATGGTGATTTAGGAGCTTATGATATATTTAAAACTGAAGAACGCAAATACTTTTTCAAAACTTCTACTGTTCGTAACATATCCAAAACGGCTCCCTATATGCATAATGGGGTGTATGAAACCTTAGAACAAGTAGTTGATTTTTATAATAAAGGTGGTGGACAAGGATTAGGATATAAAGTGCCAAATCAAACGTTACCATCAGATAAATTGAATTTGTCAGAAAAAGAAATTAAAGACCTAATAGCTTTTATGGAAGCCTTAACGGATGAATAA
- a CDS encoding DUF6503 family protein, translating to MKKIVVLIAIALVSIACKKEVKKETIKKEEVATLKYPKALEKVLEKHGGIEQWKKMKTLSFTLKNEEHTTDLHSRKTVVNSPEYSLGFDGREVWLQQQDSTAFKGNPEFYYNLYFYFYAMPFVLADDGIVYSETKPLTFEGVSYPGIKISYKANVGTSPDDNYFIFYHPETKQMAWLGYTVTYFSKEPTDAYKIIKYNDWENVNGLLLPKSITWYAKDENGQPTEPGREPIQFKMPLLSEASLANSFYEKPKE from the coding sequence ATGAAAAAAATAGTAGTACTAATCGCTATAGCTCTTGTTTCAATAGCATGCAAAAAAGAAGTTAAAAAGGAAACAATTAAAAAAGAAGAGGTAGCAACATTAAAATATCCGAAAGCATTAGAAAAAGTTCTTGAAAAACATGGAGGGATTGAACAATGGAAAAAAATGAAAACATTGTCATTCACACTTAAAAATGAAGAACATACTACGGATTTGCATTCACGAAAAACAGTAGTGAATTCACCAGAATATTCTTTAGGGTTTGATGGAAGAGAAGTGTGGTTACAGCAACAAGATTCAACAGCGTTTAAAGGAAACCCTGAGTTTTATTACAATCTATATTTTTATTTTTATGCAATGCCTTTTGTATTAGCTGATGATGGCATTGTGTATTCAGAAACAAAACCACTGACTTTTGAAGGAGTTAGCTATCCAGGAATAAAAATTTCATACAAAGCCAACGTAGGAACTTCACCAGATGATAATTATTTTATATTTTACCATCCAGAAACAAAACAAATGGCATGGTTAGGGTATACGGTTACTTATTTTAGCAAAGAACCAACTGATGCTTATAAAATTATAAAATATAACGATTGGGAAAATGTTAACGGTTTGTTATTACCAAAATCCATAACTTGGTATGCTAAAGATGAAAACGGGCAACCAACAGAACCAGGAAGAGAACCAATTCAGTTTAAAATGCCTTTGTTAAGTGAAGCATCATTAGCCAATAGTTTTTACGAAAAACCAAAAGAATAA
- a CDS encoding sodium:solute symporter yields MQLIDWIVLSVTLLFIVLYGAWKTRGSKNVEDYIKGGNESKWWTIGLSVMATQASAITFLSTPGQAFHSGMGFVQFYFGLPIAMVIICLVFIPIYHRLKVYTAYEYLEGRFDQKTRTLTAILFLIQRGLAAGITIFAPAIILSAVLGWDLITLNIIIGVLVIIYTVSGGTKAVSVTQKQQMAVIFAGMFVAFYLILQYLPDDITFTKALEIAGASDKMKVLDFSWDLNNRYTVWTGILGGTFLMLSYFGTDQSQVQRYLSGKSLRESQLGLIFNGLLKVPMQFFILLVGVMVFVFYQFNPSPINFNPKAGEAIANSNLETIEQYVKLEEQHRFIEGRKKALIFEGLTPENVAQIQEFNEQDKVLKEEAKTIISKVDPLVETNDKDYVFIHFILNNLPKGLIGLLLAVILSAAMSSTASELNALGGTTAIDLYKRNTKIEYSEEHYVKMSKWFTLGWGILAILVACIADLFDNLIQLVNIIGSIFYGNVLGIFLLAFFVKFVKGNAVFIAAIITQLIIIAVWYIDWLPYLWLNALGCGLVMLLAILIQSTSKEN; encoded by the coding sequence ATGCAACTAATAGATTGGATTGTTCTTTCGGTAACCTTATTGTTTATTGTTTTATATGGAGCTTGGAAAACCAGAGGAAGTAAAAATGTTGAAGACTATATAAAAGGGGGAAACGAAAGTAAATGGTGGACGATTGGTTTGTCAGTTATGGCAACACAAGCCAGTGCTATTACTTTTTTATCTACTCCAGGACAAGCGTTCCATAGCGGAATGGGCTTTGTACAGTTTTACTTCGGGTTGCCAATAGCCATGGTAATTATCTGTTTGGTGTTTATTCCTATTTATCACCGATTAAAAGTTTACACAGCCTACGAATATTTAGAAGGAAGGTTTGATCAAAAAACTCGAACCTTGACAGCAATTCTGTTTTTAATTCAACGCGGATTAGCAGCAGGAATCACCATTTTTGCGCCCGCTATTATTTTGTCTGCTGTTTTGGGTTGGGATTTAATTACTTTGAATATCATCATTGGGGTTTTGGTAATTATTTATACTGTTTCTGGAGGAACAAAGGCAGTAAGTGTTACACAAAAACAACAAATGGCTGTAATTTTCGCAGGAATGTTTGTAGCTTTTTACTTGATATTACAATACTTACCCGACGATATTACATTTACCAAAGCACTAGAAATTGCAGGAGCTTCCGATAAAATGAAAGTGCTTGATTTTTCTTGGGATTTGAATAACCGTTACACGGTTTGGACAGGTATTTTAGGAGGGACATTTTTAATGTTATCGTATTTTGGAACAGACCAAAGCCAAGTACAGCGATACTTATCAGGAAAATCATTAAGAGAAAGTCAATTAGGATTGATTTTTAATGGGCTGTTAAAAGTACCGATGCAGTTTTTTATTCTGTTAGTAGGAGTGATGGTGTTTGTATTTTATCAGTTTAATCCGTCTCCTATAAATTTCAACCCCAAAGCTGGAGAAGCAATAGCAAATTCTAACCTTGAAACAATAGAGCAGTATGTTAAACTAGAAGAACAACATCGTTTTATTGAAGGAAGAAAGAAAGCATTGATCTTTGAAGGATTAACACCTGAGAATGTAGCACAGATTCAAGAGTTTAATGAACAAGATAAGGTGCTAAAAGAAGAAGCAAAGACTATTATTTCAAAAGTAGATCCATTGGTAGAAACAAATGATAAAGATTATGTGTTTATTCACTTTATCCTGAATAATTTACCCAAAGGATTAATAGGTTTGTTGTTAGCGGTAATTTTATCAGCTGCCATGTCTTCTACAGCATCTGAATTAAACGCTTTAGGAGGTACAACAGCTATTGATTTATACAAACGAAATACTAAAATAGAATATAGCGAAGAGCATTATGTAAAAATGTCAAAATGGTTTACCCTAGGTTGGGGGATTTTGGCAATTTTAGTCGCCTGTATAGCAGATTTATTTGATAATTTAATTCAGCTCGTAAATATTATTGGTTCTATTTTTTACGGAAATGTGTTGGGAATTTTTTTATTAGCCTTTTTTGTAAAGTTTGTCAAAGGAAATGCAGTATTTATTGCAGCGATAATTACGCAATTAATTATTATCGCAGTTTGGTACATCGATTGGCTACCGTATTTGTGGTTGAATGCCTTAGGGTGCGGTTTAGTAATGCTATTAGCAATACTAATTCAATCAACGTCTAAAGAAAACTAA
- a CDS encoding NAD(P)H-hydrate dehydratase: MENLQKIINVAQIRKADEHTITKKGVTSFALMGQASLAFVKAIEPLLNRSLKIAIVSGVGNNGGDGFAIARILKSKKYIVQPFLVQFKDTLSSDCNINFQKLDDTIIIKSTSKVPDFSEYDVIIDAIFGFGLSKPITGFIKHVIESINNAKKTVYAVDVPSGLYCDKLPDSETVVQADLAVSFQRPKFSFFFPENGTFVKNWKTVDIDLDEDFIQQQESNYFILNEKITEILTPRLRQSHKGSYGHALLIAGSYGKMGAAVLSSKACLRSGVGLLTSYIPKCGYQIMQSSIPEAMCLTDENEEFVTQLPEIFKYDVLAIGPGIGVNEKTTLLVKKLVSESNSPLVIDADAINIIAQNEELKSLLPKNSVLTPHIKEFDRLVGKSDTSTERFQKQLEFSKKYQCVVVLKNAYTTISSPEGNLYFNTSGNQGMATGGSGDVLTGIITGLLAQNHPPLHSALLGVFFHGKAGDDAAYKKGHKALIASDIIDALRIEKS; this comes from the coding sequence ATGGAAAATCTTCAAAAAATAATCAATGTTGCTCAAATACGAAAAGCTGACGAACATACTATTACTAAAAAAGGGGTTACCTCTTTTGCTTTGATGGGACAAGCGTCTTTAGCCTTTGTAAAAGCTATTGAACCTTTGCTAAATCGTTCTCTAAAAATTGCTATTGTTAGTGGGGTTGGTAATAATGGAGGTGACGGATTTGCCATTGCTAGAATTTTAAAAAGTAAAAAATATATTGTACAACCTTTTTTAGTTCAGTTTAAAGATACACTTAGCTCAGATTGTAATATTAATTTTCAAAAACTTGATGATACTATCATTATAAAATCAACTAGTAAAGTTCCTGACTTCTCTGAATATGATGTGATTATTGATGCTATTTTTGGTTTTGGACTTTCTAAACCTATTACTGGTTTTATAAAACATGTTATTGAAAGTATTAATAATGCTAAAAAAACTGTATATGCTGTTGATGTTCCTTCTGGGTTGTATTGTGATAAGCTTCCTGATTCTGAAACTGTTGTACAGGCAGACCTTGCTGTAAGTTTTCAACGACCAAAATTTTCATTTTTTTTTCCTGAAAATGGAACCTTTGTAAAAAATTGGAAAACAGTTGATATTGACTTAGATGAAGATTTTATTCAACAACAAGAAAGCAACTATTTTATTTTAAATGAAAAGATTACTGAAATTTTAACACCCCGATTACGTCAATCACACAAAGGAAGTTACGGACACGCTTTATTAATTGCAGGTTCTTATGGAAAAATGGGAGCTGCAGTACTCTCTTCTAAAGCTTGCTTACGAAGTGGTGTAGGTCTGCTGACTAGTTACATACCAAAATGCGGGTACCAAATTATGCAATCTTCCATTCCAGAAGCAATGTGCCTAACCGATGAGAATGAAGAATTCGTGACCCAACTCCCAGAAATTTTCAAATACGACGTTCTCGCGATAGGTCCTGGAATAGGTGTTAACGAAAAAACAACACTACTTGTAAAAAAGTTAGTATCGGAAAGTAATAGTCCGTTAGTTATTGATGCTGATGCTATAAATATTATTGCTCAAAACGAAGAATTAAAATCGTTACTTCCTAAAAACTCTGTCTTAACTCCACATATTAAAGAATTTGATAGATTGGTTGGAAAATCTGACACCTCAACTGAACGTTTTCAAAAGCAACTTGAGTTTTCTAAAAAATATCAATGTGTCGTAGTTTTAAAAAACGCATATACTACTATTTCTTCTCCTGAAGGAAATTTATACTTCAACACTTCTGGAAACCAAGGAATGGCAACAGGTGGTAGCGGTGATGTACTCACAGGAATTATCACAGGGTTGTTAGCACAAAATCACCCTCCATTACATTCCGCTTTATTGGGTGTATTTTTCCATGGAAAAGCAGGTGACGATGCCGCTTACAAAAAAGGACACAAAGCATTAATTGCTTCTGATATTATTGATGCTTTACGAATAGAAAAAAGTTAG
- the cmk gene encoding (d)CMP kinase — translation MTKKITIAIDGFSSTGKSTIAKQLAKELSYIYVDTGAMYRAVTLYAMQHGYISENHFNSEDLVADLPNISLSFTFNEKLGFAEMFLNGTNVEKEIRSIEVSKLVSKVAEVSEIRKKLVREQQEMGKNKGIVMDGRDIGTVVFPNAELKLFMTASADKRATRRYKELIDRGDKVNYEEILQNVQERDRIDSTREDSPLVMADDAIEFDNSDMGLKEQFERIMSLVNARIQ, via the coding sequence ATGACCAAGAAAATAACTATAGCCATTGACGGTTTTTCATCTACAGGAAAGAGTACTATTGCTAAACAATTAGCTAAAGAGCTTAGTTATATTTATGTTGATACTGGTGCTATGTATAGAGCTGTTACTTTATATGCCATGCAACATGGTTATATTTCTGAAAATCATTTTAACTCAGAAGATTTAGTTGCTGATTTACCTAACATTTCTTTGTCTTTTACATTTAATGAAAAACTTGGTTTTGCTGAAATGTTTTTAAACGGAACTAATGTTGAAAAAGAAATTAGAAGTATTGAGGTTTCTAAATTAGTAAGTAAAGTTGCTGAAGTTTCTGAAATTAGAAAAAAGTTAGTTCGTGAGCAACAAGAAATGGGTAAAAACAAAGGTATTGTTATGGATGGTCGTGATATTGGAACCGTAGTTTTTCCTAATGCTGAACTAAAATTATTTATGACTGCTTCTGCCGATAAACGTGCTACACGTCGCTACAAAGAATTAATAGACCGTGGTGACAAGGTTAACTACGAAGAAATTTTACAAAACGTACAAGAACGTGACAGAATAGATTCTACCCGAGAAGATTCTCCTTTAGTCATGGCTGACGATGCTATTGAGTTTGATAATTCTGACATGGGGCTTAAAGAACAATTTGAACGTATTATGAGTTTGGTTAATGCTAGAATTCAATAA